One stretch of Bordetella avium DNA includes these proteins:
- the prfB gene encoding peptide chain release factor 2 (programmed frameshift), translated as MEAERQNQIAARLADYAEREQALRRYLDYDAKTERLHVVNAELEDPAVWNDPKHAQDLGREKKSLEDVVQTLTELGQGVADALELFELAAADEDDATLESIENDANTFQERLEGLEFRRMFSNPADPLNCFLDIQAGAGGTEAQDWASMLLRQYLKYAERKGFKAEVLEESEGEIAGIKSATIKLEGEYAFGYLRTETGVHRLVRKSPFDSSGGRHTSFASVFVYPEVDESFEVEVNPADLRVDTYRASGAGGQHINKTDSAVRITHMPSGIVVQCQNDRSQHRNRAEAMQMLKSKLYELEMRKRMAEQQKLEDSKTDVGWGHQIRSYVLDQSRIKDLRTNVEISNTQKVLDGDLDPFIQASLKQGV; from the exons ATGGAAGCCGAACGTCAGAACCAGATCGCCGCCCGCCTCGCCGACTACGCGGAGCGCGAACAGGCTCTACGGAGGTATCTT GACTACGATGCCAAAACCGAACGCCTGCACGTCGTAAACGCCGAACTCGAAGACCCGGCGGTCTGGAACGATCCCAAGCACGCCCAGGATCTGGGCCGTGAAAAAAAATCGCTCGAAGACGTTGTGCAAACGCTGACCGAACTCGGACAGGGCGTGGCCGACGCACTCGAGCTCTTCGAGCTGGCCGCCGCCGACGAAGATGACGCCACGCTCGAATCCATCGAAAACGACGCCAACACCTTCCAGGAACGGCTCGAAGGCCTCGAGTTCCGCCGCATGTTCTCCAATCCGGCCGACCCGCTGAACTGCTTCCTGGACATCCAGGCCGGCGCCGGCGGCACCGAAGCCCAGGATTGGGCCTCCATGCTGCTGCGCCAGTACCTGAAGTACGCCGAGCGCAAAGGCTTCAAAGCCGAGGTGCTCGAAGAATCCGAAGGCGAAATCGCGGGTATCAAATCGGCCACGATCAAGCTCGAAGGCGAATATGCTTTCGGTTATCTGCGCACCGAAACCGGCGTGCACCGCCTGGTCCGCAAGAGCCCCTTCGACTCCTCCGGCGGGCGTCACACCTCCTTCGCCAGCGTCTTCGTCTACCCCGAGGTCGATGAGTCCTTCGAGGTCGAGGTCAACCCTGCCGATCTGCGCGTCGATACCTACCGCGCCAGCGGCGCGGGCGGTCAGCACATCAACAAAACTGACTCGGCCGTGCGGATCACGCACATGCCTTCCGGCATCGTGGTTCAGTGCCAGAACGACCGCTCGCAACACCGCAACCGCGCCGAAGCGATGCAGATGCTGAAGTCCAAGCTGTACGAACTCGAAATGCGCAAACGCATGGCTGAGCAGCAGAAACTCGAAGACTCCAAGACCGATGTGGGCTGGGGCCATCAGATCCGCTCGTACGTCCTGGACCAGAGCCGCATCAAAGATCTGCGCACCAACGTCGAAATCTCCAACACGCAGAAAGTGCTGGACGGCGACCTGGACCCCTTCATCCAGGCCAGCCTGAAGCAAGGCGTTTGA
- a CDS encoding SDR family oxidoreductase, which produces MTETFAILTGASRGLGAALARGLLRPGTRLVTLARRADPELAELALAAGISLTEIQVDLSDAQAAADVAQSLVIPRDAKRYVLINNAGTVHPVANTGALDDSAAITQAFTLNVTAVMLLTSRFLQAVEGLQADRRIINVSSGAGRNPTAGWGVYCATKAALDMYSRVLNKEHGPTGVRVVSLAPGIVDTGMQADIRSSAPSSFPDLARFQDFHSSGKLAAPADVASRILAFLDRDDFGQTEIDDIRNYQ; this is translated from the coding sequence ATGACCGAAACGTTCGCCATCCTGACCGGCGCCTCGCGTGGCCTGGGCGCCGCCTTGGCGCGCGGCCTGCTCAGACCGGGCACCCGGCTCGTCACACTGGCGCGCCGCGCTGACCCGGAACTGGCCGAGCTGGCCCTTGCGGCTGGCATCAGCCTAACCGAAATCCAGGTCGATCTCTCCGATGCCCAGGCCGCTGCCGATGTGGCGCAATCGCTAGTCATCCCGCGTGACGCCAAACGCTATGTGCTCATCAACAACGCTGGCACGGTGCACCCGGTGGCCAACACCGGCGCACTCGATGACAGCGCCGCGATCACCCAGGCTTTCACGCTCAACGTCACGGCCGTGATGCTACTCACCAGCCGCTTCTTGCAGGCCGTCGAAGGCCTGCAGGCCGACCGCCGCATCATCAATGTATCCTCGGGCGCAGGGCGTAACCCCACCGCCGGCTGGGGGGTGTACTGCGCCACCAAGGCCGCGCTCGACATGTACAGCCGCGTGCTCAACAAAGAACACGGCCCGACAGGGGTGCGCGTCGTGTCGCTGGCCCCCGGCATTGTCGACACTGGCATGCAAGCCGACATCCGCTCCAGCGCCCCCTCGTCCTTCCCGGACCTGGCCCGATTCCAGGACTTCCATTCCAGCGGCAAGCTGGCCGCCCCGGCAGATGTGGCCAGCCGCATTCTCGCCTTCCTCGATCGCGATGATTTCGGCCAGACCGAAATCGACGATATCCGCAATTACCAATGA
- the lysS gene encoding lysine--tRNA ligase — translation MTDHLPTAQDENRLIAERRAKLAKLREAGVAYPNDFVPDARAAQLHDKYDDQDPQALVDAAVRVKVAGRMMLKRVMGKASFATLQDGSGRIQLYLERGSLGEEVYAAFKQWDIGDIIAIEGTMFKTNKGELSVHATSARLLSKSLRPLPDKFHGVSDQELRYRQRYVDLIMTDSTRRTFEARSKAIGGIRQAMLAADFLEVETPMLHPIPGGAAAKPFVTHHNALDMEMYLRIAPELYLKRLVVGGFDRVFEINRNFRNEGVSPRHNPEFTMMEFYAAYAEYRWIMDFTESLIRQAAITATGSAVLTYQERELDLSKPFARLTICEAILKHAPHYNQPQLDDADFLRAELKKFGADVNGPVLARAGVGALQLALFEETAESKLWEPTFIVDYPVEVSPLARASDKREGITERFELFITGREIANGFSELNDPEDQAARFQAQVEAKDAGDEEAMYFDADYIRALEYGMPPTGGCGIGIDRLVMLLTDSPSIRDVILFPHLRRED, via the coding sequence ATGACTGATCACTTGCCCACCGCCCAGGATGAAAACCGCTTGATCGCCGAAAGGCGCGCCAAGCTGGCCAAACTGCGCGAAGCGGGTGTCGCGTACCCGAACGACTTCGTTCCGGACGCGCGCGCCGCGCAGCTGCACGACAAATACGACGACCAGGACCCGCAAGCTCTGGTCGATGCCGCCGTGCGCGTCAAGGTGGCTGGGCGAATGATGCTCAAACGCGTGATGGGCAAAGCCAGCTTCGCCACCCTGCAAGACGGCAGCGGCCGCATCCAGCTTTACCTGGAACGCGGCTCGCTGGGCGAAGAGGTCTATGCGGCCTTTAAGCAATGGGATATCGGTGACATCATCGCCATCGAAGGCACGATGTTCAAGACCAACAAGGGCGAGCTCTCGGTGCATGCCACCAGCGCCCGCTTGCTGTCGAAGTCGCTGCGCCCGCTCCCCGACAAATTCCATGGTGTGTCCGACCAGGAATTGCGCTACCGCCAGCGCTACGTCGATCTCATCATGACCGACTCCACGCGCCGCACCTTCGAGGCGCGCAGCAAGGCCATCGGCGGCATCCGCCAGGCCATGCTGGCTGCCGACTTCCTGGAAGTCGAAACGCCCATGCTGCACCCGATTCCGGGCGGCGCCGCGGCCAAGCCATTCGTCACCCATCACAATGCGCTGGACATGGAAATGTACCTGCGCATCGCGCCCGAGCTTTATCTCAAGCGCCTGGTCGTCGGTGGCTTTGACCGCGTGTTCGAGATCAACCGCAACTTCCGCAACGAAGGGGTAAGCCCGCGCCACAACCCTGAGTTCACCATGATGGAGTTCTACGCCGCCTATGCGGAGTATCGCTGGATCATGGACTTCACCGAAAGCCTGATCCGCCAGGCGGCCATCACCGCCACGGGCAGCGCCGTACTGACCTATCAAGAGCGTGAACTCGATCTGTCCAAGCCGTTCGCGCGCCTGACGATCTGCGAAGCCATTCTCAAACATGCCCCGCATTACAACCAGCCCCAACTCGACGACGCGGACTTCCTGCGCGCCGAACTGAAGAAATTTGGCGCCGACGTCAACGGCCCGGTGCTCGCACGCGCCGGTGTGGGTGCTCTGCAACTCGCCCTGTTCGAAGAAACGGCCGAGTCCAAACTCTGGGAGCCGACCTTTATCGTCGATTACCCGGTCGAAGTCTCGCCGCTGGCTCGCGCCTCCGACAAGCGCGAAGGCATCACCGAACGCTTTGAGCTCTTCATCACGGGCCGTGAAATCGCCAACGGCTTCTCCGAACTGAACGATCCCGAAGACCAAGCGGCACGCTTTCAGGCCCAGGTCGAAGCCAAAGACGCGGGCGACGAAGAAGCCATGTATTTCGATGCCGACTATATCCGCGCATTGGAATACGGCATGCCCCCCACGGGCGGCTGCGGCATCGGCATCGATCGTCTGGTGATGCTGCTGACCGACAGCCCCAGCATCCGCGACGTAATTCTGTTCCCGCACCTGCGCCGCGAAGACTGA
- a CDS encoding methylglyoxal synthase encodes MTVSSLRFGLAANRLHHETPDAALFNWLRASGASIREMGIELHTVGRTHDAIVREGMLQGYRGLIRYPYGREGGLMKLVARVTQGRDGQAPFDGAIYLIDPVDPSSIFPEALALKRQCITHGRPFISTLAGAIEWIEIERVLAGLAPDPALNRLFRFEGQTLAMIAHDALKDEMMAFADANFDVLSQFARRVATGTTGGRLNELAWSRGWPKDQPWVTRYLSGPLGGDAQIAELVLEHQCQRVIFFEDPHVARQHEADIQLLERAVRVVTESAICATSPSVARRWADAVRRHQAQSKA; translated from the coding sequence ATGACCGTGTCTTCTTTGCGTTTCGGCCTGGCCGCCAACCGCCTGCATCACGAGACGCCCGATGCCGCGCTGTTCAACTGGTTGCGGGCCAGCGGGGCTTCCATTCGTGAAATGGGTATTGAGCTGCATACCGTGGGGCGGACACACGACGCCATCGTGCGCGAGGGCATGCTACAGGGGTATCGCGGCTTGATCCGCTATCCCTACGGGCGCGAGGGCGGTCTGATGAAGCTCGTGGCCCGAGTGACCCAGGGGCGCGATGGTCAGGCTCCCTTCGATGGCGCCATCTATTTGATTGATCCGGTTGATCCTTCGTCGATTTTCCCGGAGGCGCTTGCGCTCAAACGCCAATGCATCACGCATGGCCGTCCGTTCATTTCGACGCTGGCGGGCGCGATTGAGTGGATCGAGATCGAGCGTGTGCTGGCAGGGTTGGCGCCTGATCCCGCCCTGAACCGCTTGTTCCGTTTTGAGGGGCAGACGCTGGCCATGATCGCTCACGATGCGCTTAAAGACGAGATGATGGCGTTTGCCGACGCCAATTTCGATGTGCTCTCGCAGTTTGCGCGGCGCGTGGCGACGGGTACGACGGGCGGGCGGCTCAATGAGCTGGCCTGGTCGCGCGGCTGGCCCAAGGATCAGCCCTGGGTGACGCGCTATCTGAGCGGTCCATTGGGCGGCGATGCACAAATCGCCGAACTGGTGTTGGAGCATCAATGCCAGCGCGTGATTTTCTTTGAAGATCCGCATGTGGCGCGTCAGCATGAGGCGGATATTCAGCTTCTCGAGCGTGCGGTGCGCGTTGTGACCGAGTCGGCCATTTGCGCTACGTCGCCATCTGTGGCGCGGCGCTGGGCCGACGCGGTGCGCCGTCATCAGGCGCAGTCCAAGGCGTAG
- the iscX gene encoding Fe-S cluster assembly protein IscX translates to MKWIDTYQIAEALVDTHPDVDPKTVRFTQLRDWVLALPGFDDDPARSGEKILEAIQMAWIEEAE, encoded by the coding sequence ATGAAGTGGATAGACACTTATCAGATTGCCGAGGCTCTGGTGGATACCCATCCCGATGTGGACCCCAAGACGGTGCGTTTCACGCAGTTGCGCGATTGGGTGCTGGCCTTGCCCGGCTTTGACGATGATCCCGCCCGGTCGGGCGAGAAGATTCTCGAGGCCATCCAGATGGCCTGGATTGAAGAAGCCGAGTAA